The Orcinus orca chromosome 16, mOrcOrc1.1, whole genome shotgun sequence genome includes a window with the following:
- the LOC105747948 gene encoding uncharacterized protein LOC105747948, producing MRCSPFHHQLSDSALGSSFSKTSPAPHLLPPRGPAPLARRPYRACALPPGLHLGIGRKRERETGTRPGLWCGEPETEKRRGGEGTGTALSYSLSAVLGKEKGKGRGPGREWGLSPSDPGVRGAVRSDVLGVGPLSVAEHLGLSPFGPEFPGLTPRFSNIRVSAPEIPDIRDSGPNLSKPGALFHRVSNIWGSGPCVHQYPGFIPHEFKYQIRPPPVQISGVKTPQSEIRDSATVALEEKEDWTARSDQVVTPSPPGEASRARPLGRAKAEEEVARGKVSLPLSLLGRAAGGPQEEAEALGHHSDPYQV from the exons ATGCGCTGCAGCCCTTTCCACCACCAGTTGTCGGACAGCGCGCTGGGCTCCTCCTTCTCCAAGACTAGCcctgctccccacctcctcccacccagG GGCCCCGCCCCCTTGGCCCGGCGTCCATACCGCGCCTGCGCGCTCCCGCCCGGTCTCCATCTTGGAattgggaggaagagggagagggagactggGACGAGACCGGGGCTGTGGTGCGGAGAGCCTGAGACTGAgaagaggagagggggagagggcacGGGGACCGCCCTTAGCTACAGTCTTTCAGCTGTCCTcgggaaagagaaggggaaagggagggggccGGGGCGGGAGTGGGGGCTGTCACCCTCGGACCCCGGCGTGAGAGGGGCCGTGCGGTCGGACGTCCTCGGGGTAGGCCCCCTGTCGGTGGCCGAACACCTGGGGCTCAGTCCCTTCGGTCCCGAATTTCCGGGCCTGACCCCACGCTTCTCAAATATCCGGGTCTCAGCCCCTGAGATTCCAGATATCCGGGACTCGGGTCCCAACCTCTCTAAACCTGGGGCTCTGTTTCACAGGGTTTCAAATATCTGGGGTTCAGGACCCTGCGTGCACCAGTATCCGGGGTTCATTCCCCACGAGTTCAAATATCAGATTCGGCCTCCCCCTGTTCAAATATCTGGAGTTAAGACCCCACAATCAGAAATCCGGGACTCAGCAACTGTCGCCCTCGAGGAAAAGGAGGACTGGACCGCGAGGTCAGATCAGGTtgtcaccccctcccctccaggggAGGCTTCCCGGGCCCGCCCCTTAGGAAGGGCGAAAGCCGAGGAAGAGGTGGCAAGGGGAAAGGTCTCCTTGCCCCTCTCCCTGCTTGGCAGAGCCGCTGGAGGACCCCAGGAGGAGGCGGAGGCGCTGGGGCACCATAGTGACCCCTACCAG GTTTAG
- the TAOK2 gene encoding serine/threonine-protein kinase TAO2 isoform X2, giving the protein MPAGGRAGSLKDPDVAELFFKDDPEKLFSDLREIGHGSFGAVYFARDVRNSEVVAIKKMSYSGKQSNEKWQDIIKEVRFLQKLRHPNTIQYRGCYLREHTAWLVMEYCLGSASDLLEVHKKPLQEVEIAAVTHGALQGLAYLHSHNMIHRDVKAGNILLSEPGLVKLGDFGSASIMAPANSFVGTPYWMAPEVILAMDEGQYDGKVDVWSLGITCIELAERKPPLFNMNAMSALYHIAQNESPVLQSGHWSEYFRNFVDSCLQKIPQDRPTSEVLLKHRFVLRERPPTVIMDLIQRTKDAVRELDNLQYRKMKKILFQEAPNGPGAEAPEEEEEAEPYMHRAGTLTSLESSHSVPSMSISASSQSSSVNSLADASDNEEEEEEEEEEEEEEEGPEAREMAMMQEGEHTVTSHSSIIHRLPGSDNLYDDPYQPEMTPGPLQPPAAPAPTSTTSSARRRAYCRNRDHFATIRTASLVSRQIQEHEQDSALREQLSGYKRMRRQHQKQLLALESRLRGEREEHSARLQRELEAQRAGFGAEAEKLSRRHQAIGEKEARAAQAEERKFQQHILGQQKKELAALLEAQKRTYKLRKEQLKEELQENPSTPKREKAEWLLRQKEQLQQCQAEEEAGLLRRQRQYFELQCRQYKRKMLLARHSLDQDLLREDLNKKQTQKDLECALLLRQHEATRELELRQLQAVQRTRAELTRLQHQTELGNQLEYNKRREQELRQKHAAQVRQQPKSLKSKELQIKKQFQETCKIQTRQYKALRAHLLETTPKAQHKSLLKRLKEEQTRKLAILAEQYDQSISEMLSSQALRLDETQEAEFQALRQQLQQELELLNAYQSKIKIRTESQHERELRELEQRVALRRALLEQRVEEELLALQTGRSERIRSLLERQAREIEAFDAESMRLGFSSMALGGIPAEAAAQGYPAPPPAPAWPSRPVPRSGAHWSHGPPPPGMPPPAWRQPSLLAPPGPPSWLGPPAQSGTPRGGALLLLRNSPQPLRRAASGGSGSDNVGPPAAAVPGPLSRSTSVASHILNGSSHFYS; this is encoded by the exons ATGCCAGCTGGGGGCCGGGCCGGGAGCCTGAAGGACCCTGATGTGGCTGAGCTCTTCTTCAAGGATGACCCGGAAAAGCTCTTCTCTGACCTCCGGGAAATTGGCCATGGCAGCTTTGGAGCTGTGTACTTT GCCCGGGATGTCCGGAATAGTGAGGTGGTGGCCATCAAGAAGATGTCCTACAGTGGGAAGCAGTCAAATGAG AAATGGCAGGACATCATCAAGGAGGTGCGGTTCCTACAGAAGCTCCGGCATCCCAATACCATTCAGTACCGGGGCTGTTACCTGAGGGAGCACACGGCTTGG CTGGTGATGGAGTATTGCCTGGGCTCAGCTTCTGACCTTCTAGAAG TGCACAAGAAGCCCCTTCAGGAGGTGGAGATTGCAGCTGTGACCCACGGGGCCCTTCAGGGCCTGGCTTATCTGCACTCCCACAACATGATCCATAG GGATGTGAAGGCTGGAAACATCCTGCTGTCAGAGCCAGGCTTGGTGAAACTGGGGGACTTCGGCTCCGCATCCATCATGGCACCTGCCAACTCCTTCGTGGGCACCCCATACTG GATGGCTCCAGAAGTGATCCTGGCAATGGATGAGGGGCAGTATGATGGCAAGGTGGATGTCTGGTCCTTGGGCATAACCTGCATCGAGCTGG CGGAACGGAAACCACCGCTGTTTAACATGAATGCGATGAGTGCCTTATACCACATTGCACAGAACGAGTCCCCCGTGCTCCAGTCAGGACACTG GTCTGAGTACTTCCGGAATTTTGTCGACTCCTGCCTTCAGAAAATCCCTCAAGACAGACCAACCTCAGAGGTTCTTCTGAAG CACCGCTTTGTGCTCCGGGAGCGGCCACCCACAGTCATCATGGACTTAATCCAGAGGACCAAGGATGCTGTTCGGGAGCTGGACAATCTGCAGTACCGCAAAATGAAGAAGATACTGTTCCAAGAGGCGCCCAATGGCCCTGGCGCTGAGgccccagaggaggaggag GAGGCAGAGCCCTACATGCACCGGGCCGGGACGCTGACCAGTCTAGAGAGTAGCCATTCAGTGCCCAGCATGTCCATCAGCGCCTCCAGCCAGAGCAGTTCAGTCAACAGCCTAGCAGATGCCTCTGAcaatgaggaggaggaagaggaggaggaggaggaggaggaggaggaagaaggcccTGAAGCCCGGGAGATGGCCATGATGCAGGAGGGCGAGCACACAGTCACCTCCCACAGCTCCATCATCCACCGGCTGCCG GGCTCTGACAACCTCTATGATGACCCCTACCAGCCAGAGATGACCCCAGGCCCTCTCCAGCCACCTGCAGCCCCGGCTCCCACATCCACCACCTCTTCTGCCCGCCGACGGGCCTACTGCCGCAACCGGGACCATTTTGCCACCATCCGTACTGCCTCCCTG GTCAGCCGTCAGATCCAGGAGCATGAGCAGGACTCAGCCCTGCGGGAGCAGCTGAGTGGCTATAAGCGGATGCGACGACAGCACCAGAAACAGCTGCTGGCGTTGGAGTCGAGGTTGAGGGGCGAGCGTGAGGAGCACAGTGCGCGGCTGCAGCGGGAGCTCGAGGCGCAGCGGGCTGGCTTTGGGGCTGAGGCCGAAAAGCTGTCAAGGCGGCACCAGGCTATCGGTGAGAAGGAGGCGCGAGCTGCCCAGGCTGAGGAGCGTAAGTTCCAGCAGCACATCCTCGGGCAGCAGAAGAAGGAGCTGGCTGCCCTGCTGGAGGCGCAGAAGCGAACCTACAAACTTCGGAAGGAGCAGCTGAAGGAG GAGCTCCAGGAGAACCCCAGCACACCCAAGCGGGAGAAGGCTGAGTGGCTTTTGCGGCAGAAGGAGCAGCTACAGCAGTGCCAGGCGGAGGAGGAGGCTGGACTGCTGCGGCGGCAGCGCCAGTACTTTGAGCTGCAGTGTCGCCAGTACAAGCGCAAGATGCTGCTGGCTCGTCACAGCCTGGACCAGGACCTGCTTCGAGAG GACTTGAacaagaaacagacacagaaggacTTGGAGTGTGCATTGCTGCTACGGCAGCATGAGGCCACACGGGAGCTGGAGCTCCGGCAGCTCCAGGCTGTACAGCGCACACGGGCTGAGCTCACCCGCCTGCAGCACCAGACGGAGCTGGGCAACCAGCTGGAGTACAATAAGCGGCGTGAGCAAGAGTTGCGGCAGAAGCATGCGGCCCAGGTTCGCCAGCAGCCCAAGAGCCTCAAA TCTAAGGAGCTGCAGATCAAGAAGCAGTTCCAGGAGACGTGTAAGATCCAGACTCGGCAGTACAAGGCTCTGCGGGCACACTTGCTGGAGACCACGCCCAAAGCTCAGCACAAGAGCCTCCTTAAGCGGCTCAAGGAAGAACAGACCCGCAAGCTGGCAATCCTAGCTGAGCAGTACGACCAGTCCATCTCAGAGATGCTCAGCTCACAGGCG CTGCGGCTTGATGAGACCCAGGAGGCAGAGTTCCAGGCCCTTCGGCAGCAGCTTCAACAGGAGCTGGAGCTGCTCAATGCTTACCAGAGCAAGATCAAGATCCGCACGGAGAGTCAACACGAGAGGGAGCTGCGGGAGCTGGAGCAGAGAGTAGCTCTGAGGCGGGCACTGCTGGAGCAGCGG GTGGAAGAGGAGCTGCTGGCCCTGCAGACGGGGCGCTCTGAGCGAATCCGGAGCTTGCTCGAGCGGCAGGCCCGTGAGATCGAGGCTTTCGATGCTGAGAGCATGAGGCTGGGCTTCTCCAGTATGGCTCTGGGGGGCATCCCAGCTGAGGCTGCTGCCCAGGGCTATCCtgctccaccccctgcccccgcctgGCCCTCCCGTCCTGTTCCCCGTTCAGGGGCGCACTGGAGCCATGGCCCTCCTCCACCAGGCATGCCCCCCCCAGCCTGGCGTCAGCCCTCTCTCCTGGCTCCCCCGGGTCCCCCAAGCTGGCTGGGGCCCCCAGCACAGAGTGGGACACCCCGTGGTGGAGCCCTGCTGCTGCTAAGaaacagcccccagcccctgcgaCGAGCAGCCTCGGGGGGCAGTGGCAGTGACAATGTGGGCCCACCTGCTGCTGCAGTGCCTGGGCCTCTGAGCCGCAGCACCAGTGTCGCTTCCCACATCCTCAATGGTTCCTCCCACTTCTATTCCTGA
- the TMEM219 gene encoding insulin-like growth factor-binding protein 3 receptor isoform X4, with product MGSCQAGHNLHLCLAHHPPLVCATLILLLLGLSGLGLGGFLLTHKTGLRSPDIPQDWVSFLRSFGQLTLCPMNGTVKGKWRGSHVVGLLTTLNFGDDRDRNKTQTFQAQVQGSRMGLKGSSAGELVLITARVTTERTPGTCLYFSAAPGILPSSQPPMSCSEEGAGNATLSPRMAEECVSVWSHEGLVLTKLLTSV from the exons ATGGGCAGCTGCCAGGCAGGGCACAACCTGCATCTCTGCCTGGCCCACCACCCACCTCTGGTCTGTGCCACTTTGATCTTGCTGCTTCTTGGCCTTTCTGGCCTGGGCCTTGGTGGCTTCCTCCTCACCCACAAGACTGGCCTGCGCAGCCCTGACATCCCTCAG GACTGGGTCTCCTTCTTGAGATCTTTTGGCCAGCTGACCCTGTGCCCCATGAATGGGACAGTCAAAGGGAAGTGGCGTGGGTCTCACGTCGTGGGCTTACTGACCACCTTGAACTTCGGAGATGATCGAGACAGGAACAAGACCCAGACATTCCAAGCCCAGGTCCAGGGTAGTCGTATGGGATTGAAAG GATCTTCTGCAGGAGAGCTGGTCCTCATTACAGCCAGGGTGACCACAGAAAGGACCCCAGGAACCTGCCTGTATTTTAGTGCTGCTCCAGGAATCCTGCCCTCCAGCCAGCCACCCATGTCCTGCTCGGAAGAGGGAGCAGGAAATGCCACCCTGAGCCCTAGGATGGCTGAGGAGTGTGTCAGTGTCTGGAGCCACGAAGGTCTTGTGCTCACCAAGTTGCTCACCTCC GTGTGA
- the TMEM219 gene encoding insulin-like growth factor-binding protein 3 receptor isoform X3, translating into MGSCQAGHNLHLCLAHHPPLVCATLILLLLGLSGLGLGGFLLTHKTGLRSPDIPQDWVSFLRSFGQLTLCPMNGTVKGKWRGSHVVGLLTTLNFGDDRDRNKTQTFQAQVQGSRMGLKGSSAGELVLITARVTTERTPGTCLYFSAAPGILPSSQPPMSCSEEGAGNATLSPRMAEECVSVWSHEGLVLTKLLTSEELALCGSRLLVLGSFLLLFCGLLCCLTAVCFHPRRESHWSRTRF; encoded by the exons ATGGGCAGCTGCCAGGCAGGGCACAACCTGCATCTCTGCCTGGCCCACCACCCACCTCTGGTCTGTGCCACTTTGATCTTGCTGCTTCTTGGCCTTTCTGGCCTGGGCCTTGGTGGCTTCCTCCTCACCCACAAGACTGGCCTGCGCAGCCCTGACATCCCTCAG GACTGGGTCTCCTTCTTGAGATCTTTTGGCCAGCTGACCCTGTGCCCCATGAATGGGACAGTCAAAGGGAAGTGGCGTGGGTCTCACGTCGTGGGCTTACTGACCACCTTGAACTTCGGAGATGATCGAGACAGGAACAAGACCCAGACATTCCAAGCCCAGGTCCAGGGTAGTCGTATGGGATTGAAAG GATCTTCTGCAGGAGAGCTGGTCCTCATTACAGCCAGGGTGACCACAGAAAGGACCCCAGGAACCTGCCTGTATTTTAGTGCTGCTCCAGGAATCCTGCCCTCCAGCCAGCCACCCATGTCCTGCTCGGAAGAGGGAGCAGGAAATGCCACCCTGAGCCCTAGGATGGCTGAGGAGTGTGTCAGTGTCTGGAGCCACGAAGGTCTTGTGCTCACCAAGTTGCTCACCTCC GAGGAGCTGGCTCTGTGTGGCTCTAGGCTGCTGGTTTTGGGctccttcctgcttctcttcTGTGGCCTTCTCTGCTGTCTCACTGCTGTGTGCTTCCACCCACGCCGGGAGTCCCACTGGTCTAGAACCCGGTTCTGA
- the TAOK2 gene encoding serine/threonine-protein kinase TAO2 isoform X1, whose protein sequence is MPAGGRAGSLKDPDVAELFFKDDPEKLFSDLREIGHGSFGAVYFARDVRNSEVVAIKKMSYSGKQSNEKWQDIIKEVRFLQKLRHPNTIQYRGCYLREHTAWLVMEYCLGSASDLLEVHKKPLQEVEIAAVTHGALQGLAYLHSHNMIHRDVKAGNILLSEPGLVKLGDFGSASIMAPANSFVGTPYWMAPEVILAMDEGQYDGKVDVWSLGITCIELAERKPPLFNMNAMSALYHIAQNESPVLQSGHWSEYFRNFVDSCLQKIPQDRPTSEVLLKHRFVLRERPPTVIMDLIQRTKDAVRELDNLQYRKMKKILFQEAPNGPGAEAPEEEEEAEPYMHRAGTLTSLESSHSVPSMSISASSQSSSVNSLADASDNEEEEEEEEEEEEEEEGPEAREMAMMQEGEHTVTSHSSIIHRLPGSDNLYDDPYQPEMTPGPLQPPAAPAPTSTTSSARRRAYCRNRDHFATIRTASLVSRQIQEHEQDSALREQLSGYKRMRRQHQKQLLALESRLRGEREEHSARLQRELEAQRAGFGAEAEKLSRRHQAIGEKEARAAQAEERKFQQHILGQQKKELAALLEAQKRTYKLRKEQLKEELQENPSTPKREKAEWLLRQKEQLQQCQAEEEAGLLRRQRQYFELQCRQYKRKMLLARHSLDQDLLREDLNKKQTQKDLECALLLRQHEATRELELRQLQAVQRTRAELTRLQHQTELGNQLEYNKRREQELRQKHAAQVRQQPKSLKVRAGQRPLGLPLPIPGALGPPNTGTPREEQSCSSGQEADQRILGEEEEAVPERRILGKEGVALEPEEQRILGEESGTPSPSPQKHRSLVDEEVWGLPEQKIEELRVPSPAPQERSIVGQEASGEWRLWGKEDGSLLDEEFELGWVQGPTLTPVPEEEEEEEEGAPFRTPRDSGDGCPSPDIPPEPPPTHLRPSPTSQLPGLLSHGLLAGLSFAVGSSSGLLPLLLLLLLPLLAAQGGGGLQAALLALEVGLVGLGASYLLLCTALHLPPSLFLLLAQGTALGAVLSLSWRRGLMGVPLGLGAAWLLAWPGLALPLAAMAAGGKWVRQQGPRMRRGISRLWLRALLRLSPMAFRALQGCGAVGDRGLFALYPKTNKDGFRSRLPVPGPRRGNPRTARHPLALLARFWALCKGWNWRLARASQGLATRLPPWAIHTLASWGLLRGERPSRIPRLLPRSQRRLGPPASHQPPPETLAGRRSRTRQSRALPPWR, encoded by the exons ATGCCAGCTGGGGGCCGGGCCGGGAGCCTGAAGGACCCTGATGTGGCTGAGCTCTTCTTCAAGGATGACCCGGAAAAGCTCTTCTCTGACCTCCGGGAAATTGGCCATGGCAGCTTTGGAGCTGTGTACTTT GCCCGGGATGTCCGGAATAGTGAGGTGGTGGCCATCAAGAAGATGTCCTACAGTGGGAAGCAGTCAAATGAG AAATGGCAGGACATCATCAAGGAGGTGCGGTTCCTACAGAAGCTCCGGCATCCCAATACCATTCAGTACCGGGGCTGTTACCTGAGGGAGCACACGGCTTGG CTGGTGATGGAGTATTGCCTGGGCTCAGCTTCTGACCTTCTAGAAG TGCACAAGAAGCCCCTTCAGGAGGTGGAGATTGCAGCTGTGACCCACGGGGCCCTTCAGGGCCTGGCTTATCTGCACTCCCACAACATGATCCATAG GGATGTGAAGGCTGGAAACATCCTGCTGTCAGAGCCAGGCTTGGTGAAACTGGGGGACTTCGGCTCCGCATCCATCATGGCACCTGCCAACTCCTTCGTGGGCACCCCATACTG GATGGCTCCAGAAGTGATCCTGGCAATGGATGAGGGGCAGTATGATGGCAAGGTGGATGTCTGGTCCTTGGGCATAACCTGCATCGAGCTGG CGGAACGGAAACCACCGCTGTTTAACATGAATGCGATGAGTGCCTTATACCACATTGCACAGAACGAGTCCCCCGTGCTCCAGTCAGGACACTG GTCTGAGTACTTCCGGAATTTTGTCGACTCCTGCCTTCAGAAAATCCCTCAAGACAGACCAACCTCAGAGGTTCTTCTGAAG CACCGCTTTGTGCTCCGGGAGCGGCCACCCACAGTCATCATGGACTTAATCCAGAGGACCAAGGATGCTGTTCGGGAGCTGGACAATCTGCAGTACCGCAAAATGAAGAAGATACTGTTCCAAGAGGCGCCCAATGGCCCTGGCGCTGAGgccccagaggaggaggag GAGGCAGAGCCCTACATGCACCGGGCCGGGACGCTGACCAGTCTAGAGAGTAGCCATTCAGTGCCCAGCATGTCCATCAGCGCCTCCAGCCAGAGCAGTTCAGTCAACAGCCTAGCAGATGCCTCTGAcaatgaggaggaggaagaggaggaggaggaggaggaggaggaggaagaaggcccTGAAGCCCGGGAGATGGCCATGATGCAGGAGGGCGAGCACACAGTCACCTCCCACAGCTCCATCATCCACCGGCTGCCG GGCTCTGACAACCTCTATGATGACCCCTACCAGCCAGAGATGACCCCAGGCCCTCTCCAGCCACCTGCAGCCCCGGCTCCCACATCCACCACCTCTTCTGCCCGCCGACGGGCCTACTGCCGCAACCGGGACCATTTTGCCACCATCCGTACTGCCTCCCTG GTCAGCCGTCAGATCCAGGAGCATGAGCAGGACTCAGCCCTGCGGGAGCAGCTGAGTGGCTATAAGCGGATGCGACGACAGCACCAGAAACAGCTGCTGGCGTTGGAGTCGAGGTTGAGGGGCGAGCGTGAGGAGCACAGTGCGCGGCTGCAGCGGGAGCTCGAGGCGCAGCGGGCTGGCTTTGGGGCTGAGGCCGAAAAGCTGTCAAGGCGGCACCAGGCTATCGGTGAGAAGGAGGCGCGAGCTGCCCAGGCTGAGGAGCGTAAGTTCCAGCAGCACATCCTCGGGCAGCAGAAGAAGGAGCTGGCTGCCCTGCTGGAGGCGCAGAAGCGAACCTACAAACTTCGGAAGGAGCAGCTGAAGGAG GAGCTCCAGGAGAACCCCAGCACACCCAAGCGGGAGAAGGCTGAGTGGCTTTTGCGGCAGAAGGAGCAGCTACAGCAGTGCCAGGCGGAGGAGGAGGCTGGACTGCTGCGGCGGCAGCGCCAGTACTTTGAGCTGCAGTGTCGCCAGTACAAGCGCAAGATGCTGCTGGCTCGTCACAGCCTGGACCAGGACCTGCTTCGAGAG GACTTGAacaagaaacagacacagaaggacTTGGAGTGTGCATTGCTGCTACGGCAGCATGAGGCCACACGGGAGCTGGAGCTCCGGCAGCTCCAGGCTGTACAGCGCACACGGGCTGAGCTCACCCGCCTGCAGCACCAGACGGAGCTGGGCAACCAGCTGGAGTACAATAAGCGGCGTGAGCAAGAGTTGCGGCAGAAGCATGCGGCCCAGGTTCGCCAGCAGCCCAAGAGCCTCAAAGTACGTGCAGGCCAGCGTCCCCTGGGCCTCCCGCTCCCCATTCCTGGGGCTCTGGGACCACCTAACACAGGCACCCCTAGAGAAGAGCAGTCCTGCTCATCTGGCCAGGAGGCAGACCAAAGAATtctgggagaggaggaggaagcagtTCCAGAGAGAAGGATTCTGGGGAAGGAAGGGGTTGCCTTGGAGCCAGAGGAGCAGAGGATATTGGGGGAAGAGTCAGGAACCCCTAGTCCCAGTCCACAGAAACATAGGAGTTTGGTTGATGAGGAAGTTTGGGGGCTACCTGAGCAGAAGATAGAGGAGCTTAGAGTTCCATCCCCGGCACCCCAGGAGAGGAGCATTGTGGGCCAGGAGGCATCCGGGGAATGGAGGTTGTGGGGGAAGGAGGATGGTAGCCTCTTGGATGAGGAGTTTGAGCTTGGCTGGGTCCAGGGTCCAACACTGACCCCAGTccctgaggaggaggaggaagaggaggagggtgcTCCATTTAGGACCCCGAGGGATTCTGGAGATGGCTGTCCCTCACCAGACATCCCCCCTGAACCCCCTCCAACACATCTGAGGCCCAGCCCTACTAGCCAGCTCCCTGGACTCCTGTCCCATGGCCTCTTGGCTGGACTCTCCTTTGCAGTGGGGTCCTCCTCTGGCCTCTTGCCCctactacttctgctgctgctccCACTGCTGGCGGCCCAGGGTGGGGGTGGCCTGCAGGCAGCCCTGCTGGCCCTTGAGGTGGGGCTGGTGGGCCTGGGGGCCTCCTACCTACTGCTTTGTACAGCTCTGCACCTGCCCCCCAGTCTATTCCTACTCCTGGCTCAGGGCACTGCACTGGGGGCCGTCCTCAGTCTGAGCTGGCGCCGAGGTCTTATGGGTGTCCCTCTGGGCCTTGGGGCTGCCTGGCTCCTAGCCTGGCCAGGCTTGGCTCTACCTCTGGCAGCTATGGCGGCTGGGGGCAAATGGGTGCGGCAGCAGGGCCCTCGGATGCGCCGGGGCATCTCTCGACTCTGGTTGCGCGCTCTGCTGCGTCTGTCGCCCATGGCCTTCAGGGCCCTACAGGGCTGTGGGGCTGTGGGGGATCGGGGCCTATTTGCACTCTACCCCAAGACCAACAAGGATGGCTTCCGCAGCCGTCTGCCTGTCCCTGGGCCCCGGCGGGGTAATCCTCGCACTGCCCGACACCCACTAGCCCTGTTGGCAAGGTTTTGGGCCCTGTGCAAGGGCTGGAACTGGCGCCTGGCACGGGCCAGCCAAGGTTTAGCCACCCGCTTGCCCCCCTGGGCCATCCACACACTGGCCAGTTGGGGCCTGCTTCGGGGTGAGCGGCCCAGCCGTATCCCCCGGCTGCTACCACGCAGCCAGCGCCGGCTAGGCCCCCCTGCCTCCCACCAACCACCACCAGAGACTCTAGCTGGGCGGAGATCCCGAACCCGCCAGTCCCGGGCCCTGCCTCCCTGGAGGTAA